Proteins encoded in a region of the Veillonella parvula genome:
- the pcp gene encoding pyroglutamyl-peptidase I, with the protein MKTILITGFDPFGGEPINPAWEAVKTMDGYTDGDYKVVTQMVPTIRYKSVDTVKAAAEQCQPDFILCVGQAGGRPDITVERVAINCDDFRIPDNGGNQPEDEPVVADGPSAYFATLPIKNIVNALHQNGIPAKVSNTAGTFVCNHLMYGVCHYAAQKGNIKAGFMHIPYLPSQVVDKPNQPSMAVETVRATLETIVHVLAHGESYKAQEINYTTPHE; encoded by the coding sequence ATGAAAACAATTTTAATTACCGGCTTTGATCCATTTGGCGGTGAACCTATTAATCCGGCTTGGGAAGCGGTCAAAACAATGGATGGTTATACCGATGGTGATTACAAGGTAGTGACACAAATGGTTCCTACCATTCGTTATAAATCTGTTGATACTGTAAAAGCAGCAGCTGAACAGTGCCAACCAGATTTTATCCTGTGTGTAGGTCAAGCAGGTGGTCGTCCTGATATTACAGTGGAACGCGTTGCTATTAACTGCGACGATTTTCGCATCCCAGATAATGGGGGCAACCAACCGGAAGATGAGCCTGTTGTAGCCGATGGCCCTAGTGCCTATTTTGCGACATTGCCCATAAAAAATATCGTCAATGCGTTACATCAAAACGGTATTCCTGCTAAGGTCTCCAATACAGCGGGAACCTTCGTATGCAACCACTTGATGTATGGTGTATGTCACTATGCCGCGCAAAAGGGCAATATTAAGGCGGGCTTTATGCACATCCCATACTTGCCATCCCAAGTGGTGGATAAACCAAATCAACCAAGCATGGCTGTTGAAACTGTACGTGCCACATTGGAAACCATCGTTCATGTATTAGCTCATGGTGAAAGTTACAAGGCACAAGAAATTAACTATACAACACCTCACGAATAA
- a CDS encoding GNAT family N-acetyltransferase produces MKEFRQLTVADTAEYHKVLIDGYAAIKDYPISFDAIDFTEEESKEWIENYPVYGLYIDGQLVSSITFCMPWVKYSTPDKYPHIAHFVTAPAFKGKGYAREVLGYAEELLKEQFKTHIVTLGTAKEHPWLPKMYESFGFTAYDKVHFRGKQHTTILFKKELN; encoded by the coding sequence ATGAAAGAATTTAGACAATTAACAGTTGCAGACACAGCAGAATATCATAAGGTATTAATCGATGGTTACGCAGCTATAAAAGACTATCCCATTAGCTTCGACGCTATTGATTTTACGGAAGAGGAATCTAAGGAATGGATTGAAAATTATCCTGTATACGGCTTGTATATTGATGGGCAATTAGTTAGTTCTATTACGTTTTGTATGCCTTGGGTGAAATACTCAACGCCGGATAAATATCCGCATATTGCTCATTTTGTAACGGCACCAGCTTTCAAAGGCAAAGGATATGCACGGGAAGTCTTGGGCTATGCAGAGGAGCTTTTAAAAGAACAGTTTAAAACACATATTGTTACATTAGGAACGGCTAAGGAGCATCCGTGGTTGCCTAAAATGTATGAATCCTTTGGGTTTACGGCGTATGATAAGGTTCATTTTAGAGGAAAACAGCATACAACTATATTATTCAAGAAAGAATTAAATTAA
- a CDS encoding DUF969 domain-containing protein produces MLILSGILVMVIGLMLRFNALLVVVAAGFVTGLAGGLSINDIVGAIGEAFVKNRYMSLFILILPVIGLMERHGLRERAEILIGKINAATAGRIFMIYLFVRQVTVAFGINMSGMVAMVRPLIAPMSEAAVAQGRPVSQRTLDKVRGVAASADNIGNFFGQNLFLAAGGLLLIKGVMEQLGYSVELTDMVLYGLPTAVCAYIVNFIRFIIFDKTIQASVARDEADMKAGKLVPNELNILVTPEELKKEAE; encoded by the coding sequence ATGTTGATTTTGTCTGGTATTTTAGTGATGGTCATCGGTCTGATGCTGCGCTTTAATGCCTTGTTAGTTGTCGTAGCCGCAGGCTTTGTAACGGGCCTTGCAGGTGGTCTCAGTATTAACGATATCGTTGGTGCTATTGGAGAGGCCTTTGTTAAAAATCGTTATATGTCATTATTTATTTTGATTTTACCTGTTATCGGTCTTATGGAACGTCACGGCTTGCGTGAACGGGCAGAAATTTTGATTGGCAAGATCAACGCTGCTACTGCAGGTCGTATCTTTATGATTTACTTATTTGTGCGTCAAGTAACTGTAGCCTTTGGCATTAACATGTCCGGTATGGTTGCTATGGTTCGTCCATTGATTGCTCCTATGAGTGAAGCTGCGGTAGCTCAAGGCCGTCCAGTATCTCAACGTACGCTCGATAAGGTACGTGGTGTGGCTGCTTCTGCAGATAATATAGGTAACTTCTTCGGTCAAAACTTATTCCTTGCTGCTGGTGGGTTATTACTCATCAAAGGCGTTATGGAACAATTAGGTTATTCTGTAGAATTAACAGATATGGTATTGTATGGATTGCCAACTGCTGTTTGTGCCTATATCGTTAACTTTATTCGCTTTATTATCTTTGATAAAACAATTCAAGCCTCTGTAGCTCGTGACGAAGCGGATATGAAAGCTGGTAAATTAGTACCTAATGAGTTAAATATTCTTGTTACACCAGAAGAATTGAAGAAGGAGGCTGAATAA
- a CDS encoding DUF979 domain-containing protein, protein MLEIFYKMQPLDYVYLLVGIILFIFAIQSFLDKEHKYRIGTGLFWLLYSVSFIFGSYLSKEINGWLVIAMAAIVLVKQLGKGHYFESPIEFKKGEAVRIGNVIFVPALLVGIITFFIGFFTKLGALVGLGIAAIIAMCAALFITKGELNQGFHEGRRLIDAISWTAILSQLLAALGYLFNLAGVGKLISSAVASVVPADNVFLVVVAYCIGMVIFTMIMGNAFAAFAMITSAIGIPMLVVAHGANPAAVGAIAMLAGYCGTLMTPMAANFNIVPVALLEMRDQYGVIKAQLPIALIMLVLNILLMYYFI, encoded by the coding sequence ATGTTAGAAATATTCTATAAAATGCAGCCCTTAGATTACGTATATCTTCTCGTAGGGATTATTCTATTTATCTTTGCTATTCAATCATTTCTAGATAAAGAACATAAATATCGCATTGGTACAGGCTTATTTTGGCTCTTATATAGCGTATCCTTTATCTTTGGTTCTTATCTCTCCAAGGAAATTAATGGTTGGCTTGTCATTGCTATGGCGGCTATTGTATTAGTAAAACAACTCGGCAAAGGCCATTACTTTGAATCTCCTATTGAATTTAAAAAAGGCGAAGCGGTTCGCATTGGTAATGTTATCTTCGTACCAGCGTTACTTGTTGGTATTATTACATTCTTCATTGGTTTCTTTACTAAGTTAGGCGCTCTTGTTGGTCTAGGTATTGCCGCAATCATAGCTATGTGTGCTGCTCTTTTTATTACAAAGGGCGAACTTAACCAAGGTTTCCATGAAGGCCGTCGACTTATCGATGCTATCAGTTGGACTGCTATTTTGTCCCAGTTATTAGCGGCTCTTGGGTATCTATTTAATTTGGCTGGCGTTGGTAAACTTATCTCCAGTGCAGTCGCAAGTGTAGTACCAGCAGATAATGTATTCCTCGTTGTTGTGGCTTACTGCATCGGTATGGTTATCTTCACAATGATCATGGGTAACGCATTTGCCGCATTTGCGATGATTACAAGTGCCATCGGTATCCCAATGCTCGTTGTAGCTCATGGTGCGAACCCAGCAGCTGTCGGTGCTATAGCAATGCTTGCAGGCTATTGCGGTACTTTGATGACACCTATGGCTGCCAACTTTAACATCGTACCGGTAGCGCTCCTTGAAATGCGCGACCAATACGGCGTTATTAAAGCACAACTTCCAATTGCATTAATCATGCTCGTATTGAATATTCTATTAATGTATTACTTTATTTAA